The DNA sequence CAAAACCGCACGAAAAACCGCCGGCGGAAAAGCGTGACGTTTCGCCGTTCTTGCTTTCGATCGGGGCTTCCTTCTTGGCCGTCGACTTCTTGGCAGCGGCTTTGGGAGGCGATGCCTTCTTGGCGACCTTCTTCTTGGGGGCCGCCTTCTTCGCCGTGGACTTTTTGGACGCCGCTGTCTTGGGGGCGACCTTCTTGGTTGAAGGCTTCTTCACAACCTTCTTGGCCGTTTTCTTTGGTGCCGGCTTCTTGGCCACCTTTTTCTTAGGTGTGGACTTTTTCGCGGCCTTCTTGGGAGACGCTTTCTTGGCAACCTTGCGTACGGCTTTCTTCGGTGCCGTTTTCTTGGCGGTCTTCTTCGCTACAGCGGTCTTCGGCGCGGCCTTCTTGGCAGCGCGTTTCGGAGACTTCTTGGCCGACTTCGCCGCGCGCGTCTTCTTGGCCGTCGGCTTCTTGGCTGCGGTCTTCTTGATGGTGGCAGGCTTGCGCGACTTGGAGGAGGATTTGGCCAACGGCTGGGCTCCCGGGACGCCGCCCCGCGTTCGAGATTCGCCCGGTACTGCCCGGAACGGTCCGAACATCACCTGAACAGGCTATTTAAAAGTGGCCAAAGGTAGGAATGTGATCGGCCAGTGTCAAGTTGGCAGGGTTCGATAGGTCACACAGCCGTCGCCAGCAATGCGCGGATGTAATCCCGCACGCCGGTCTCGCCGCGACGCAGCGCGGTGGTATTGCCGTGGCGATCGAAGAACGTCTCGGCCTTGGTGGTGTCGAAGTTGTTGGTCGGGCCCGTTTCCGCCCGGTCGACGATCTCGGCGGTGCTGCCGGTCACTTCCTTCGTGAGCTCGGCCACACGCTGCCAGTAGAGGTATTGGTCGACGAGGTTGTAAATCTGTCCGGCAGTTTGCTCATCGCCGATCGCGCAGGTCAGGGCGTCGGCGACATCCTGAACGTGGGTGATCTTGCCGCCGCGGTCGATGTCGATCTTCTCGCCAGCGGCGGCGCGTTGGATGAGGCCCCGCCACTGGCTGCGCTGGAGGTCGGGGTCGACGCCGTAAACCGCGGCCGGCCGCCAGGCGCTGGTGTTCATGCCGTAACGCGCGTGATACGCCTTGAGGTGTGGCTCGACCGCGGCCTTGTAAGCGCCGTAGAGCGTCGCGGGCCAGAGCGGATGAGTCTCGGTGATGGTCGGCGTCGTCACGATTTCGTGGTGCGTCGCAACCGACGAGACAAAGACAAACTGCCGACAACCGGCCTGGCGGGCGGCTTCCAGCAGGTTCAGCGTCCCAAGCACGTTGCCGCGAAAATGTGCCTCGACATCGTCGCGCCGCAGCGGCTGCCAGTCGACGGAGTTGTGAATGACTGCGTCGACACCTTTGACCAGTTCGTGGGCAACGTGCAGTTCGTCGTGGGTGCCGACGACGAACTGATTCACCGATGACTCGATGTGATCGCGTCGGCTGGATTCGCGGACCAGCGCGCGAACTTCGTGGCCGGCCTGGACGAGCGCCTTGGCCGTGTAGGAACCGATGAAGCCAGATGCGCCGGTGAGTGCGACAAGCATGCGAGGTCCGGGGCTGAACAACGGTTAGGGTCAGTGGATGAACCGCATCTCGCCGAAGTTCGGCACGATGCTGGGGAGGTTCTCGACCGGACGATGACCGGCCGGCCAATACACGAAGAATGCCTTGCCGAGGATGAACCGCCGCGGCACCCGCCCTGGCTCGACCGAAAGCCCTTCGGCCTTGAGTTCGACGGGATTGTTCCAGTACCGGCTGTCGCCCGACAAGAGCGAGTTGTCGCCGAGCGTGAAGAACTCGTCGGGCCCGAGCACGATCGGTGTTTTCGGTTGAACGCCCAGACCCTGTGGCCTGTCGGGTGCGCCGTCGGCGGTGGGCATACCCCAGATCATGCTCGGCCCGGTGAGGTAGTAGACGTCGCGCCAGACTTTGACGTGCCGGAGCTCGGCGTCGATGCCGTCGGCGGTCAGTGCGAGTCGGGCCTTCGCGGGCTTCTCTCCGTCGAAATCATCCTGCTGCATCGCGATGTACTCGTCGAGCAGGGCCTGCACGTCGGGGGCGTACTCATCCGGCGTGGTTTGCAGCACGACCTTGCCGTCAAGGCGGAGGGTGACCTGATGGTCGACGCTGGCGAGTTCGACATAGGTCCAGTTGCCGTTGGGGATGCCGCGATCGCTGGACGCGATCACGCTGGCAGGATTGTCGCCGCGCTGCATCGTCATGGACGTGCTGTCGGCGGTGACCGTGATGGTGAAAACCACGTCACGGCGACTGACCATCAGCTCCAGATCGCCACCGCCGTTGGTCAATGCGTCGAACTCCAGCATGACATCGCGGACGTTAACCAGCGGATCACCGGCGGACTTGACGCGTCCGCTGAGCAGCTTGCCGCCGGTTGCCAGGACGTCTTCATCGAGCGGGCGGTAGCCGTCGGTGTGCGTGTAGGGGTACGTCGCTGATCGGCGCGAGGCTTGCTGTTTAGTGGCGGGGCTGTTGAGGGTGACGTCGGCCGCCAGCCAGTCGGTGAACATCGGTGCGAGCAATCGGCTGCCGATGATCCCGTTGCGGGCGAGTTGTGCGTCGATGATTCCGTTGCGGTCTGGATCGAACCGCAACGTTGCCCGGCCGTCGCTCGCGCCGATCGACATGGCCCGGCCGTCCGGGCCTGCCTCAAGGTCCCACGCGCCGCTCAGGTCCGACCATGGGTTCACGAACGCCGGGTCGGAAATGCCCAGCGCCTTGCCGTCCGTGCGGCGGATGTCCCGAGGCAAGCCCTGGCTCTTGAAATCGTGGTCGTAAACGATCCGCCAGAGCGCGTCCTGGACTTTCTTGGGCTTGGTTTGGATGACGTAGTCGGCCGCGGTGGGCGTGGGAGTGTCGGCGACGTAGATATCGCCGTCAAGGATCATCACGGTTTCGCCCGGCAGGCCGATGAGCCGCTTGATGTAGTTCTGTTGATAAGGCTCCGCGCCCGACTTGTCGATGTCCGGGTTCTTGAACACGATCACGTCCCAACGGGCGGGCTCGCGCAGGATGTAGATGTACTTCTGGACGAGAATGCGATCGCCATAGTGGATCGGCGGGGCGGTCGCGTCATTGTCGGGATCCCCTTCGATGATCGGCGGCACGCGGTACAGCGTGTTGGGGCTGATGATCGGCAGAACCTGGTTTTGTCCCCGTCCGTCTTGTCCGACGACGACGGCCGTTTTCGGGATGATGAGTTGGCCGTTGATATCGCCGGCCGCGGAGTAGTTGGTGATCCAGCGGTAGCCCGAGTCGGGGTCGGTGAATCGCATGTGCGCCCCGAGCAGCGTTGGGGCCATCGAGCCGGTCGGTATCACGAACGCCTCGACAACGAAGCAGCGGAACATGAACGCGAGGACAAACGCGATGAGCATGTTCTCGACCAACTCCTTGATCCCGCCGCTGTGTTTGCGGGCTTGGGCTGGAGCGGTCGAAGCTTCGGGCTGGGGAGATGTGCTGACGTCCGACATGCGGCAGGATGATACCGGTGTCATCACGATTGCGAGCTGGCGGTTGTGATGGGGCGGGAAAAGGTCGATGATTGGGACATGACGTTGCTGTCAGAGAAACCGACGGTGCTGATCACCGGGGCGGCGGGCTTTATCGGATCCCACTGCGCCGAGCGGCTCACCGCGCTGGGCTGCCGGGTCGTTGCGGTCGACAACTTCAACGACTTCTACGACCGCAAGTGGAAAGAAATGAACCTCAAAAGCGTCGGCAACAGCGTCGACGTGGAAGAGATGGACATCACCGACGGTGCCGAGATCGATCGCGTCGTCCGCCTCTCCAAACCAGCGGCGATTCTTCACCTGGCCGCGATGGCCGGCGTCCGACCGAGCATCGAGCAACCCGCCTACTACGCCCGAGTCAACGTCGAGGGCACCACGCACTTGCTCGAAGCCGCCCGGAAGAACGGGGCGAGCCACTTTGTCTTTGCGAGTAGCTCGAGCGTCTACGGCAACCTTGATCACGTTCCGTTCAGCGAGACCGACAACGTCGGCGAACCCATCAGCCCATACGCCGCGACCAAACGGGCCGGCGAGTTGATCGCGCACACGTTCAATCACTTGTACAACTTGCCCGTGAGCATGCTGCGGTTCTTCACGGTTTACGGGCCACGTCAGCGGCCGGACCTAGCGATTCACAAGTTCACGCGGCTCATCAGCAACGGGGAGAAAGTGCCGTTCTTCGGTGACGGGAGTACGAGCCGGGACTACACGTTCGTCGCCGATATCGTCGATGGCATTCTCGCGACCATCGACCGCGACACGACAAGGAACCCGTACCGCATCTACAACCTCGGCGGCAGCAGTCCGGTGTCGCTCAGCGAGCTCGTCGCCGGCATCGAGAAGGCGGTCGGCAAGAAGGCCGACCTCGACCGCCAGCCCGGGCAGCCCGGCGACGTGAGCCGCACCTTCGCCGACCTGTCTCGTGCCAAGGCCGAGATCGGCTACGAACCGAAGGTGTCACTCGACGAAGGACTCGCTCGATTCGTGAAGTGGTTCCGCGAGTTCGGCCACCTTTACACGCTGCCGGAGTGAGCCCGATGCGCCTCGCCGTCGTCGGTCCAAGCCCGTGCGGAAAATGCACCGCGGTCTGCTGCAAGCAGACGATCACCGAGCACGCGGTGTTGCTGGAAGGGCCTGACGAGGAGCGACGCTTCGGGCCGTGGAGCGAGACGTTCGTGCTCAACGGCAACCAGAGCCGACGCGTCATCCCATACCGCGCGGGTCGTTGCCCCTTCCTCGGCGAAGACGATCGCTGCACGATCTACGACGACCGGCCCTTGCACTGCCGACGGTTCGAGTGCACCAAGTTCTTCGATCACCGCGGCCAACATGGTCATTTTCTGCGAACCAACAATGACGTCCTGCGACTGCTGAAAGGTTGGGCATGAAGTACGGAATGTTTCTGATCGCGCTCTGGTTGGTCACCAGATCGGCCGGTTGTGCGTCGCTGGATCGAACCGTTGACCACCGGCTCGGACCTGACCTGTCAAAGCGGTGGGTATCGGTCGAGTTCGTTGCCGTGCCGTTCGAAGAAGCGATTGACGTTTGGTCCGAGCAGGCCGACGTGTCGACGATCGTCAACTGGAGAGTGCTTGAACTCAGCGGCATCGACCGCACGACGCCGGTCGATTTGATACTGGAGGATGCGCCGGCGGACACGGCCCTCCAGCTTATTCTCGACGCGGTTGGGGGCGGGTTTGTTCTGTTGAGTTCGATGCGGATCGACGGGCACCTGCTCGTTTCGACACGCGACGACTTCGATGCGCCCGAGTTCCAGCAGACCCGGGTGTACGACGTGAGTGAGTTGATCGGAGACGATGACGATGCGACAGCGGTTATCGAGTTCGTCGCGGGAGCCTTGGACGACGGTGTGTGGCGAGACCCTCCGCGACAGCTACGAATCCGCTACTGGGACGGTCGGCTGCTCGTAGATTGTCGACCGGATGAGCACGAGGTGGTCCGCGATCTTCTGAGCAAGCTGCTGGAGCCCGAGCCGATCTAATCGGCCTGGGCTGCAGCCCAAGTGTCTTTGGGCTTGACCGCGAAGCCTTCGATGAGAACCGACTTGGCTTCGGCGTCGCCACGGAAGTTGCCAACTTCACGGTAGTCGGTTTGGCCGGAGTCGAGCATGGTTACGACGATATGCCGTTGTGTCGGATCGACGATCCAGTATTCGCGAATACCCGCCGCGGCGTATTCGGCCCGTTTCGACTTGGGCGTCGGACGGGCTCTGGGAGGCGTCGGGTTGTCGAGCGTCGTGGTGCTCGTAGGTCCAATCCTAACACATCACAACGCAGCCAGGCGCTCCTGCTTGTCCAGTTGGATGAGCGCTTCGATAAGCAGTGCCATGTCGCCGGCGATGATCTTGTCGAGGTTGAAGTTCTTCGTCTCCGAATCCTCGCCGCCCAGGCGATGGTCGGTGCAGCGGTTTTGAGGGAAGTTGTAGGTGCGGACGCGTTGGCTGCGATCGCCGCTGCCCATCATGCTCTTGCGCGACGCGGTCTGCTCGGCGTGTTGCTTGGCTTGCTCCATTTCGTAGAGCGTGCTGCGGAGCAGTGCCCAGGCGCGTTCCTTGTTCTGGCCTTGCGACTTTTGCTCGGTGATCTTGAACTGCAGACCGCTGGGCTTGTGGCTGATACGCCAGCCGGTCTCGACCTTGTTGACGTTCTGCCCGCCGGGGCCGCCGCCTTTGCAGCCGCCTTCCTCGATGTCCTTGGGGTCGATGTGAATCTCGACATCCTCGAGCTCGGGTAGCACGGCAACGGTCGCGGCACTGGTGTGGATGCGGCCCTGTGTTTCCGTTTCCGGTACGCGCTGCACCCGATGTCCGCCGGCCTCGAACTTCAGGTGCCGATATGCCTCGTCGCCGCGGACGCTGATGATCGCTTCCTTGAAGCCGCCGTGCTCGGTTTCGGAGAAGTCGTCGACGGCGAACGCCCAACCTTTGGATTCGCAGTAGACCTGATACATGCCGAGCAGGTCGCGGACGAATAGTGCGGCTTCGTCGCCACCGGTGCCCGCACGTAGCTCCACGAAAAACTTGTCGACGCCCGAATCCTCTGCGGCCAGGAAGCGGTCGAGCAGTTGTTGCTCGAGGCTGGCGAGCCGATCTTCGGCCGCCGGCAACTCCTCGGCCGCAAGCTCGGCCATCTCCGGGTCGTCGGCCAACTCTTTCATCTCCGCGACATCGGCCGTGGTCTTTTCGAAGTCGGCAAACAACTCAACCACGGGCGCGATCCGGCCGCTCTCCTTGCTGATCGACACGAGCTGCTTCGAGTCGCTCAGCACGTCGGGGTCGTTGAGCTTCTCCTGCAACTCGGCATGGCGGGCGGTGGTTTCCTGCAGTTTCGTGATCAACGCGGTCGGAAGCATCGCGGCCAGTTTAGTCGCCGTGCGAAACACTGGGGTAGACTCTCCCATGAGCGAACGTGTCACGATCCTCGGCGACGGCGCGATGGCGACGGTCTGTGCGATCCTTCTTCGACAGAACGGCCATGACGTGACCATGTGGGGCGCCTTCGAGCGCTCCATCGAACGGCTGCTGCAGAACCGTGAACAGGAACGACTGCTTCCCGGCGTGAAGGTGCCTGACGAGGTTCGGCTGACGGCCAACGACGACGAGGCGTTCGACGGCGCGACGCTCGTGTGCAACTGCATCCCGACGCAATACATCCGCGACGTTTTCGTCCGGCTCAAGCCGAACATCCCCGCCGACGTGCCCGTAATGAGCTGTGCGAAAGGCATCGAGATTGCCACGCATCTCCGGCCGACCCAGATCATCGGCGACGTGCTCGGTGACGACCGCGAACTGCTCGTG is a window from the Planctomycetota bacterium genome containing:
- a CDS encoding NAD(P)-dependent oxidoreductase; this encodes MLVALTGASGFIGSYTAKALVQAGHEVRALVRESSRRDHIESSVNQFVVGTHDELHVAHELVKGVDAVIHNSVDWQPLRRDDVEAHFRGNVLGTLNLLEAARQAGCRQFVFVSSVATHHEIVTTPTITETHPLWPATLYGAYKAAVEPHLKAYHARYGMNTSAWRPAAVYGVDPDLQRSQWRGLIQRAAAGEKIDIDRGGKITHVQDVADALTCAIGDEQTAGQIYNLVDQYLYWQRVAELTKEVTGSTAEIVDRAETGPTNNFDTTKAETFFDRHGNTTALRRGETGVRDYIRALLATAV
- the prfA gene encoding peptide chain release factor 1, producing the protein MLPTALITKLQETTARHAELQEKLNDPDVLSDSKQLVSISKESGRIAPVVELFADFEKTTADVAEMKELADDPEMAELAAEELPAAEDRLASLEQQLLDRFLAAEDSGVDKFFVELRAGTGGDEAALFVRDLLGMYQVYCESKGWAFAVDDFSETEHGGFKEAIISVRGDEAYRHLKFEAGGHRVQRVPETETQGRIHTSAATVAVLPELEDVEIHIDPKDIEEGGCKGGGPGGQNVNKVETGWRISHKPSGLQFKITEQKSQGQNKERAWALLRSTLYEMEQAKQHAEQTASRKSMMGSGDRSQRVRTYNFPQNRCTDHRLGGEDSETKNFNLDKIIAGDMALLIEALIQLDKQERLAAL
- a CDS encoding YkgJ family cysteine cluster protein produces the protein MRLAVVGPSPCGKCTAVCCKQTITEHAVLLEGPDEERRFGPWSETFVLNGNQSRRVIPYRAGRCPFLGEDDRCTIYDDRPLHCRRFECTKFFDHRGQHGHFLRTNNDVLRLLKGWA
- the lepB gene encoding signal peptidase I gives rise to the protein MSDVSTSPQPEASTAPAQARKHSGGIKELVENMLIAFVLAFMFRCFVVEAFVIPTGSMAPTLLGAHMRFTDPDSGYRWITNYSAAGDINGQLIIPKTAVVVGQDGRGQNQVLPIISPNTLYRVPPIIEGDPDNDATAPPIHYGDRILVQKYIYILREPARWDVIVFKNPDIDKSGAEPYQQNYIKRLIGLPGETVMILDGDIYVADTPTPTAADYVIQTKPKKVQDALWRIVYDHDFKSQGLPRDIRRTDGKALGISDPAFVNPWSDLSGAWDLEAGPDGRAMSIGASDGRATLRFDPDRNGIIDAQLARNGIIGSRLLAPMFTDWLAADVTLNSPATKQQASRRSATYPYTHTDGYRPLDEDVLATGGKLLSGRVKSAGDPLVNVRDVMLEFDALTNGGGDLELMVSRRDVVFTITVTADSTSMTMQRGDNPASVIASSDRGIPNGNWTYVELASVDHQVTLRLDGKVVLQTTPDEYAPDVQALLDEYIAMQQDDFDGEKPAKARLALTADGIDAELRHVKVWRDVYYLTGPSMIWGMPTADGAPDRPQGLGVQPKTPIVLGPDEFFTLGDNSLLSGDSRYWNNPVELKAEGLSVEPGRVPRRFILGKAFFVYWPAGHRPVENLPSIVPNFGEMRFIH
- a CDS encoding SDR family NAD(P)-dependent oxidoreductase; amino-acid sequence: MTLLSEKPTVLITGAAGFIGSHCAERLTALGCRVVAVDNFNDFYDRKWKEMNLKSVGNSVDVEEMDITDGAEIDRVVRLSKPAAILHLAAMAGVRPSIEQPAYYARVNVEGTTHLLEAARKNGASHFVFASSSSVYGNLDHVPFSETDNVGEPISPYAATKRAGELIAHTFNHLYNLPVSMLRFFTVYGPRQRPDLAIHKFTRLISNGEKVPFFGDGSTSRDYTFVADIVDGILATIDRDTTRNPYRIYNLGGSSPVSLSELVAGIEKAVGKKADLDRQPGQPGDVSRTFADLSRAKAEIGYEPKVSLDEGLARFVKWFREFGHLYTLPE
- a CDS encoding Uma2 family endonuclease, which gives rise to MGPTSTTTLDNPTPPRARPTPKSKRAEYAAAGIREYWIVDPTQRHIVVTMLDSGQTDYREVGNFRGDAEAKSVLIEGFAVKPKDTWAAAQAD